From Acidimicrobiales bacterium, a single genomic window includes:
- the ppc gene encoding phosphoenolpyruvate carboxylase, whose translation MAVATETDRALRADIRLLISLLGETLVRQVGPDLLDLVEQVRELSRRGREDDGADELATLLSAVDEVTAIRLARAFSSYFHLANTAEQVDRAAAFDRARALHGSAVGLMADRVAADPEAVSCLREHLVRIELRPVFTAHPTEVARRSVLTKLRRVGELLELRSRSGADEHAAIDRRLAEIVELLWQTDELRRERPTPVEEAGTVSYYLDDLARHVVPDLVERFTVQLAALGADLPAEATPVRFGTWVGGDRDGNPNVTPEVTVAVLAQQHDQAMRLLLSAMDELITDLSSSSRIVGVSDELRASIAAESEVLPEVVRQYGRLNAEEPYRLKASFMRRRLAATRERLASGRVAPRPGEYRDAGEFAADLQLMRRSLAAHRGELVADGSVARLVRLVSTVGFRMATLDIREHAERHHLALAEAVDRLGELGRPYRSLGRDERFRFLAGELQSRRPLLGRAYGLEGEPGEVLRLFVTIRRVLDRFGADAIDSYIVSMTRGPDDVLAAVVLAREAGLVDVHGSVARIGFVPLLETVDELRSAGRLLDDVLSDPVYRSLVAMRGDSQEVMLGYSDSNKEAGIATSQWEIHKAQRALRDVAARHGVVLRLFHGRGGTVGRGGGPTHEAVLAQPFGVLQGPMKLTEQGEVISDKYLLPSLARHNLELALSAVVEATVLHRTSRLDFALLDRWDATMDVVSAAAGDAYRVLLDTPGFPSYFSASTPVEELSELNIGSRPARRVGAGGGLESLRAIPWVFAWTQSRQIVPGWFGVGSGLASARARGGGPTLSDMYEGWHFFRTFVSNVEMVLSKVDLRIARRYVERLVDPSLHHLFDAIAGEFDRTVEEVLAVTGQSSLLERQPSLKRTFEVRDLYLDPISHLQVNLLSRWRQGEGDPDPMLRRALLLTINGIAAGLRNTG comes from the coding sequence GTGGCCGTGGCGACCGAGACCGACCGCGCCCTGCGGGCCGACATCCGGCTGCTCATCTCGCTGCTGGGCGAGACGCTGGTGCGCCAGGTGGGGCCCGACCTCCTGGACCTGGTGGAGCAGGTCCGGGAGCTCAGCCGACGCGGCCGCGAGGACGACGGCGCCGACGAGCTGGCCACCCTCCTGTCCGCCGTCGACGAGGTGACCGCCATCCGCCTGGCGCGGGCGTTCTCGTCGTACTTCCACCTGGCCAACACGGCCGAGCAGGTGGACCGGGCCGCCGCCTTCGACCGCGCCCGCGCCCTCCACGGCAGCGCCGTGGGCCTGATGGCGGACCGGGTGGCCGCGGACCCCGAGGCGGTCAGCTGCCTGCGCGAGCACCTGGTCCGCATCGAGCTGCGCCCGGTGTTCACGGCCCACCCCACCGAGGTCGCCCGGCGGTCGGTCCTCACCAAGCTGCGCCGGGTGGGGGAGCTGTTGGAGCTGCGCAGCCGGTCCGGCGCCGACGAGCACGCCGCCATCGACCGGCGGCTGGCGGAGATCGTGGAGCTGCTGTGGCAGACCGACGAGCTCCGCCGCGAGCGTCCCACGCCGGTCGAGGAGGCGGGAACGGTCTCGTACTACCTGGACGACCTGGCCCGCCACGTCGTCCCCGACCTGGTCGAGCGCTTCACCGTGCAGCTGGCCGCCCTCGGTGCCGACCTGCCGGCCGAGGCCACCCCCGTGCGGTTCGGCACCTGGGTGGGGGGCGACCGGGACGGCAACCCCAACGTCACCCCCGAGGTCACCGTCGCCGTGCTCGCCCAGCAGCACGACCAGGCGATGCGGCTCCTGCTGTCGGCCATGGACGAGCTGATCACCGACCTGAGCTCCTCCAGCCGCATCGTGGGCGTCTCCGACGAGCTGCGGGCGAGCATCGCCGCCGAGTCGGAGGTCCTCCCCGAGGTCGTCCGCCAGTACGGCCGGCTCAACGCCGAGGAGCCGTACCGGTTGAAGGCCTCGTTCATGCGGCGCCGGCTGGCCGCAACCAGGGAGCGCCTGGCCAGCGGCCGCGTGGCCCCCCGCCCGGGCGAGTACCGGGACGCCGGCGAGTTCGCGGCCGACCTCCAGCTCATGCGCCGGTCGCTGGCCGCCCACCGCGGCGAGCTGGTGGCCGACGGCTCGGTGGCCCGTCTCGTCCGCCTGGTGAGCACCGTCGGGTTCCGCATGGCGACGCTCGACATCCGCGAGCACGCCGAGCGCCACCACCTGGCCCTGGCCGAGGCGGTCGACCGCCTGGGCGAGCTGGGGCGCCCGTACCGCTCCCTCGGGCGGGACGAGCGGTTCCGGTTCCTGGCCGGGGAGCTGCAGAGCCGCCGGCCCCTGCTCGGCCGCGCCTACGGGCTGGAGGGCGAGCCGGGCGAGGTCCTCCGGCTGTTCGTCACCATCCGCCGGGTCCTCGACCGCTTCGGCGCCGACGCCATCGACAGCTACATCGTGTCGATGACGCGTGGGCCCGACGACGTTCTCGCCGCCGTCGTCCTGGCCCGGGAGGCGGGGCTGGTCGACGTCCACGGCAGCGTCGCCCGCATCGGTTTCGTCCCCCTGCTGGAGACGGTGGACGAGCTCCGGTCGGCCGGGCGGCTGCTCGACGACGTCCTGTCCGACCCGGTGTACCGGTCCCTGGTGGCCATGCGGGGCGACTCCCAGGAGGTGATGCTCGGCTACTCCGACTCCAACAAGGAGGCGGGGATCGCCACCTCGCAGTGGGAGATCCACAAGGCGCAGCGGGCGCTGCGGGACGTGGCTGCCCGTCACGGCGTCGTGCTGCGGCTGTTCCACGGCCGGGGCGGCACCGTCGGCCGGGGCGGCGGCCCGACCCACGAAGCGGTGCTGGCGCAGCCCTTCGGCGTCCTCCAGGGGCCGATGAAGCTCACCGAGCAGGGCGAGGTCATCTCCGACAAGTACCTGCTGCCCAGCCTCGCCCGTCACAACCTGGAGCTGGCGCTGTCGGCCGTCGTCGAGGCCACCGTCCTGCACCGCACCTCGCGCCTGGACTTCGCCCTGCTCGACCGCTGGGACGCCACCATGGACGTCGTCTCGGCGGCGGCGGGCGACGCCTACCGGGTGCTGCTCGACACCCCCGGCTTCCCGTCGTACTTCTCGGCGTCGACGCCCGTCGAGGAGCTGAGCGAGCTGAACATCGGCTCCCGGCCCGCCCGCCGGGTGGGGGCGGGCGGCGGCCTCGAGTCGCTGCGGGCCATCCCGTGGGTCTTCGCCTGGACCCAGTCCCGCCAGATCGTCCCGGGGTGGTTCGGGGTCGGCTCGGGGCTGGCCTCCGCCCGCGCCCGGGGCGGCGGCCCGACCCTGTCGGACATGTACGAGGGGTGGCACTTCTTCCGCACGTTCGTGTCCAACGTGGAGATGGTGCTGTCGAAGGTCGACCTGCGGATCGCCCGGCGCTACGTCGAGCGCCTGGTGGACCCGTCGCTGCACCACCTGTTCGACGCCATCGCCGGGGAGTTCGACCGGACGGTGGAGGAGGTGCTGGCCGTGACCGGGCAGTCCAGCCTGCTGGAGCGCCAGCCGTCGCTGAAGCGGACGTTCGAGGTCCGCGACCTCTACCTCGACCCGATCAGCCACCTCCAGGTGAACCTGCTGTCGCGGTGGCGGCAGGGTGAGGGCGACCCCGACCCCATGCTGCGCCGGGCCCTGCTGCTGACCATCAACGGCATCGCCGCCGGCCTCCGCAACACCGGCTGA